In Quercus lobata isolate SW786 chromosome 12, ValleyOak3.0 Primary Assembly, whole genome shotgun sequence, a genomic segment contains:
- the LOC115970471 gene encoding uncharacterized protein LOC115970471, translated as MSLHIHNDALMYKVFPSNLGPTTLRWFNGLKKGSIRSFSELIQEFGVRFVTCNRVPQPVDTLLSMRMRAGKTLRCYASRYWELYNEIGGDNERVAASTFRIGLPKDFGLLELLTKKPLEGMQQLMRRIEEYKRLADDRLQSKGKAPMMNHPRQTGFPFRPRGGLVIQEPTRQMGEVNVTFKEPVHRILDRIKHEPYFRWPNKMGGDPSRRNQNLYCTYH; from the coding sequence ATGTCTTTGCATATTCATAACGATGCGCTCATGTACAAGGTATTTCCTTCGAATTTGGGACCAACTACTTTGAGGTGGTTTAACGGGTTAAAGAAAGGATCCATACGTAGTTTCTCCGAGCTGATTCAGGAGTTCGGCGTCCGGTTTGTGACATGCAATCGAGTACCTCAGCCAGTAGACACGCTTCTCTCAATGAGAATGAGGGCGGGAAAGACCCTCCGTTGTTACGCCAGCCGGTATTGGGAGCTATACAATGAGATAGGCGGGGATAACGAAAGGGTCGCAGCAAGCACATTTAGGATAGGGTTGCCCAAGGATTTTGGGCTACTAGAGTTGTTAACCAAGAAGCCTCTCGAAGGCATGCAGCAGCTTATGAGACGCATCGAGGAATACAAAAGATTAGCAGATGACCGACTGCAGAGCAAAGGTAAAGCGCCGATGATGAATCATCCCCGGCAGACAGGTTTCCCGTTCAGGCCTCGTGGGGGTCTAGTGATTCAAGAGCCGACCAGACAAATGGGAGAAGTGAATGTAACGTTTAAGGAACCGGTACACAGGATTCTTGATCGGATCAAACACGAGCCGTATTTTcgatggccgaacaagatgggaGGGGACCCATCCAGAAGGAATCAGAATCTGTACTGCACTTATCACTGA